A stretch of the Methanobacterium veterum genome encodes the following:
- a CDS encoding MarR family winged helix-turn-helix transcriptional regulator, with protein sequence MKKGNITEILRYWEHINKLIRLKHRETAQKYELTFEQFHLMIELDHHAEFKLDTYELPPTVGEIAADIGNAPHTLSERIKRLEKKGMVKKIKDEEDLRINRVMLTDKGQNLIDRIKNESSNTFLYSALEEMDEKTLSNLSNGLKQLDENLLK encoded by the coding sequence TTGAAAAAAGGAAATATAACAGAAATATTGAGATATTGGGAACATATAAATAAGTTAATACGATTAAAACACCGCGAAACAGCCCAAAAATATGAGTTAACATTTGAACAGTTCCATTTGATGATAGAACTGGATCACCATGCTGAATTCAAGCTTGATACCTATGAGTTACCACCAACAGTGGGAGAAATTGCAGCAGATATCGGAAATGCTCCCCATACATTATCTGAACGCATAAAAAGACTCGAAAAGAAAGGTATGGTTAAAAAAATAAAAGATGAAGAAGATTTACGGATAAATCGAGTTATGCTTACTGATAAAGGCCAGAACCTGATTGACCGCATAAAAAATGAATCAAGCAATACCTTCCTTTACAGTGCACTTGAAGAAATGGATGAAAAAACCTTAAGTAATTTATCAAATGGTTTAAAGCAGTTGGATGAGAATTTACTCAAATAA
- a CDS encoding MFS transporter: protein MNTEKSCKQTNTIDNRIPALLVATLASFFTPFMASAVNIALPAIGYEFAADAIILSWIPTAYLLASAVFAVPFGRIADIHGMKKIFTYGIIIFTSATFLSGVAPSVISLIAFRVLQGIGSAMIFVTGLAIITSVYPPKERGKAIGINIAAVYTGLSMGPVLGGILTHYLGWRSIFYVIIPLGLLVIALTSLKVKGEWAECKGENFDYLGSIIYGIAIIMLMYGFSIVPETSGIILLISGIIGILAFAMFELRVKNPVFEVRLFKNITFGFSSAAALINYSATFAVTYLLSLYLQYIKGFDALSAGLILVAQPAVMAITAPVAGRLSDKFSPGAIASIGMAITAASLYFLTFLDSNTGLEFIIVVLLILGFGLGLFSSPNTNAIMGSVQKRFYGIASATVSTMRLIGQMLSMGIALLIFSIVIGNVQILPSSYPALLVSIKIVFTICAVLCFIGIFASLARK, encoded by the coding sequence ATGAACACAGAGAAATCTTGTAAGCAGACCAATACTATTGATAATCGAATACCCGCTCTGCTGGTAGCCACGTTAGCTTCATTTTTTACACCTTTTATGGCATCTGCAGTCAATATTGCTCTTCCAGCAATTGGTTATGAGTTTGCTGCAGATGCTATCATATTAAGCTGGATTCCAACAGCATATTTATTAGCATCTGCTGTTTTTGCAGTGCCTTTTGGAAGAATAGCCGACATACATGGCATGAAGAAGATATTTACATACGGCATAATCATTTTTACATCAGCAACCTTTTTATCAGGTGTAGCCCCCTCTGTAATTTCACTTATTGCATTCAGAGTTTTACAGGGGATCGGTTCTGCAATGATATTTGTTACAGGTTTAGCTATTATAACATCTGTATACCCTCCAAAAGAACGAGGAAAAGCAATAGGTATAAATATTGCGGCAGTTTACACAGGTTTATCAATGGGCCCTGTTCTAGGGGGAATATTAACACATTATCTCGGGTGGAGAAGCATATTCTATGTAATTATACCCTTAGGATTACTTGTAATTGCCCTTACCTCATTGAAAGTCAAAGGAGAATGGGCCGAATGTAAGGGAGAAAATTTCGATTATTTAGGGTCAATTATCTATGGTATCGCCATTATAATGTTGATGTATGGCTTTTCAATAGTTCCCGAGACTTCAGGAATTATACTATTAATTTCAGGCATTATAGGAATTTTAGCGTTTGCAATGTTCGAATTAAGGGTTAAAAATCCTGTTTTTGAAGTAAGGCTCTTCAAAAATATAACCTTCGGATTTTCCAGCGCGGCAGCTTTAATTAATTACAGTGCCACATTTGCAGTTACATACCTTTTAAGCCTTTATCTGCAGTACATAAAAGGGTTTGATGCCCTATCTGCAGGACTAATTCTTGTAGCCCAGCCTGCAGTTATGGCAATCACCGCACCAGTAGCAGGAAGATTATCGGATAAATTCTCACCAGGAGCAATAGCATCAATAGGAATGGCGATTACGGCAGCCAGCCTTTACTTCCTGACATTCCTAGACAGCAATACTGGTCTTGAGTTCATCATAGTAGTTTTATTGATACTCGGATTTGGATTAGGATTGTTCTCATCACCAAACACCAATGCAATTATGGGATCAGTTCAAAAAAGATTTTACGGTATTGCATCAGCTACTGTAAGCACGATGCGTCTTATTGGGCAGATGCTCAGCATGGGAATAGCTTTGCTGATATTTTCAATAGTTATTGGAAATGTTCAGATACTGCCAAGCAGTTACCCTGCCCTGTTAGTCAGTATAAAAATTGTATTTACAATTTGTGCAGTTCTCTGCTTTATAGGCATATTCGCTTCACTGGCCAGGAAATAA
- a CDS encoding DUF2178 domain-containing protein: protein MNSKSGIIMKILSIFESGLFIKILSVFITGLWIAGLLLADIYIIILAVVFLIALSTVLYIHRDNLKEIFQKDSNAIVEDERTQLINEKAATMTLGVLIAVMIYAGIVIIALRNNYPQFLQAGYTLFLASILCFILYFTSRAYYTHKY, encoded by the coding sequence ATGAATTCAAAGTCAGGAATAATCATGAAAATACTTTCAATTTTCGAATCAGGTTTATTTATAAAAATATTATCAGTTTTTATAACAGGACTGTGGATTGCAGGCCTATTACTGGCAGATATTTACATTATTATACTGGCAGTTGTATTTTTAATTGCATTAAGTACCGTTTTATATATCCATAGAGATAATTTGAAAGAAATATTCCAAAAAGACAGTAATGCTATTGTTGAAGATGAAAGAACCCAATTGATTAATGAAAAAGCCGCTACCATGACTTTAGGAGTCCTTATAGCGGTTATGATCTATGCAGGCATTGTAATTATTGCACTTAGAAACAACTATCCCCAATTTTTACAAGCAGGATATACTTTATTTTTAGCATCAATTTTATGTTTTATACTTTACTTTACATCAAGAGCATATTACACCCACAAATACTAA